From bacterium, a single genomic window includes:
- a CDS encoding prepilin-type N-terminal cleavage/methylation domain-containing protein, which produces MGRKGFTLIEVLVTMVILAIGLLAIVQMTLVYVNANTFNNMLSQATVIGQEKMEHLTSYARSDRADTYSTLDFDYLISASGNFTSLRDVSGGSPASFIVHGLLSGDNGGVPVTAPWDANLVFPVLYDDGAHDDVDDGDGIYGLKEVIDVPGMGGAAAFQVERIQRVQPINLEPDPNLPPRFDLARITVITSWTDRYGKKRDVTLDTVVHRRQ; this is translated from the coding sequence ATGGGACGCAAGGGCTTCACCCTCATCGAAGTTCTGGTGACGATGGTCATCCTTGCGATAGGCCTTTTAGCCATCGTCCAGATGACTCTCGTCTACGTCAACGCAAACACCTTCAACAACATGCTGAGCCAGGCCACGGTAATAGGGCAGGAGAAGATGGAGCATCTCACCTCCTACGCCCGCAGCGACCGGGCCGACACCTATTCGACTCTCGATTTCGATTACCTGATCTCCGCCAGCGGTAATTTCACCTCCCTGCGGGACGTTTCGGGCGGCTCTCCCGCCAGTTTCATAGTACACGGCCTCCTTTCCGGCGACAACGGCGGCGTCCCCGTCACCGCCCCCTGGGACGCGAACCTCGTCTTCCCGGTCCTCTACGACGACGGCGCCCACGACGACGTGGACGACGGCGACGGGATATACGGCCTGAAAGAGGTCATAGACGTTCCGGGCATGGGCGGCGCAGCGGCATTCCAGGTCGAAAGAATCCAGCGGGTACAGCCGATAAATCTTGAGCCGGATCCGAACCTGCCTCCCAGATTCGATCTTGCCAGAATCACCGTGATCACATCCTGGACGGACAGGTACGGCAAAAAAAGAGACGTGACCCTGGACACCGTCGTCCACAGGAGGCAATAG
- a CDS encoding glycosyltransferase, with protein sequence MPSPKITVILPVRDGESYLGQALDSLSAQTLGDFKCLVLDDGSKDSTLSILEGHARRDSRFAVLKNGNSSGIAGALNSLLARVETPFTARMDCDDLTSPERLALQLAHAEKFPGISLWGGLVEPLGESGAGWGEYLGWLNSISTPEEIILHSLTESPLPHPTWFFRTKDVVDAGGYRDGPFPEDYELFLRLLERGKKFGKVEAKVLKWRDHPARETWTSKRYSFDAFLRLKSGYFPRLRRAGVLPHLPDRPIAVWGAGRTGRVAAGELRKGGEGIRFFIDPVQAGKTVLGIPVLTPEEAPLKDALILTAVRYKDIRTLVEEFYREKGLVFGRDYIWLY encoded by the coding sequence ATGCCTTCGCCAAAAATCACCGTCATCCTTCCCGTACGCGACGGAGAGTCTTACCTCGGTCAGGCCCTCGATTCCCTGAGCGCCCAGACGCTTGGGGATTTCAAATGCCTTGTCCTCGACGACGGCTCGAAAGACTCCACCCTTTCGATCCTCGAAGGCCACGCCCGCCGGGACAGCCGCTTTGCCGTCCTCAAAAACGGGAACTCCTCCGGTATAGCCGGGGCGCTGAACAGCCTTCTTGCGAGAGTCGAAACCCCCTTCACCGCCCGGATGGACTGCGACGACCTCACAAGCCCCGAAAGGCTCGCCCTCCAGCTCGCCCACGCGGAAAAATTCCCCGGAATTTCCCTCTGGGGCGGGCTCGTCGAACCTCTCGGCGAGAGCGGCGCGGGGTGGGGCGAATACCTCGGCTGGCTCAACTCCATTTCAACTCCGGAAGAGATAATCCTCCACAGCCTCACCGAGAGCCCTCTCCCCCACCCGACCTGGTTTTTTCGCACAAAGGATGTCGTTGACGCGGGCGGCTACCGCGACGGCCCCTTTCCCGAGGACTACGAGCTTTTCCTCCGGCTGCTTGAAAGGGGTAAAAAATTCGGGAAGGTAGAGGCGAAGGTGCTCAAGTGGAGGGACCATCCGGCCAGAGAAACCTGGACCTCGAAGCGCTACTCCTTCGACGCCTTCCTCCGGCTGAAAAGCGGCTACTTTCCCCGGCTGAGGCGGGCGGGAGTCCTGCCCCACCTCCCGGACAGGCCCATAGCCGTGTGGGGCGCGGGGCGAACGGGAAGGGTCGCTGCGGGAGAGCTTCGGAAGGGAGGCGAGGGGATCAGATTTTTTATCGACCCCGTCCAGGCGGGCAAAACCGTACTGGGAATCCCTGTTTTAACGCCCGAAGAAGCCCCATTAAAGGATGCTTTAATTCTCACCGCCGTGCGCTACAAGGATATCCGGACGCTGGTGGAGGAGTTCTACAGGGAAAAGGGGCTGGTTTTCGGCAGGGACTACATCTGGCTTTACTAG
- a CDS encoding TldD/PmbA family protein — translation MTPHEILDNLSEALSGRKWLANVWLEEGLRAEKPGEGPSELERWNSGFVTLEVELSPGKAGFAEAPAGEGGFDPPGLLERALASGAVMGKDKFRVLPEEIETPPEIDLGIEDGEWPRLTAELAEELAEGVRRACLGFDRRVFSARKPAFEGSRTLRAVAVEGSRVYWTSTEYSLSVEGAARKGKSAESAWASRDFRKLSLADPASVGEEAARRACELLGGKSAPTGSFPALIDARVAGEFLEVLAPSLLGRNKQKGKSIFRGAPGESVLAKAVTIVDDGLLYGGMDTQPVDEEGSARRRNTCIEEGVLRAFLYDRASGLREGRGSTGNGSGSPGSAVSPDVTNFYIAPGTGGSPEELLAAMGRGLWVREVMGAHTIDPVSGDYSLGCSGLWVEGGKVSHPVTGAAIAGNILELFRRVEGVGSDLTFHGSLGAPSLLVGGMDISG, via the coding sequence TTGACCCCTCACGAGATACTGGACAACCTTTCGGAAGCTCTTTCAGGCAGAAAATGGCTGGCGAACGTCTGGCTGGAGGAGGGGCTGCGGGCCGAAAAGCCGGGCGAAGGCCCTTCGGAGCTGGAGCGGTGGAATTCCGGGTTCGTCACCCTCGAAGTCGAGCTTTCGCCGGGGAAGGCCGGTTTCGCGGAAGCTCCCGCCGGTGAAGGCGGCTTCGACCCTCCCGGACTTCTTGAGCGCGCTCTCGCCAGCGGCGCGGTGATGGGAAAGGACAAATTCCGCGTACTCCCCGAAGAGATCGAGACGCCGCCCGAAATCGACCTTGGCATAGAGGACGGGGAGTGGCCCAGGCTCACCGCCGAACTGGCGGAGGAGCTTGCGGAGGGGGTCCGGCGCGCCTGTCTCGGCTTCGACCGAAGGGTTTTTTCGGCGAGAAAACCCGCTTTCGAGGGGTCGCGCACTCTTCGCGCCGTAGCCGTTGAGGGCAGCCGGGTCTACTGGACCTCTACCGAATACTCGCTTTCAGTGGAGGGGGCGGCGCGAAAGGGAAAATCCGCCGAATCCGCCTGGGCTTCGCGGGATTTCAGGAAACTCTCGCTGGCCGATCCCGCCTCGGTGGGAGAGGAGGCGGCGCGAAGGGCCTGCGAGCTTCTCGGAGGCAAAAGCGCTCCTACAGGCAGCTTTCCGGCTCTCATCGACGCCCGCGTGGCGGGGGAGTTTCTCGAAGTTCTGGCCCCGTCGCTGCTGGGCAGGAACAAACAGAAGGGCAAGTCGATCTTCAGGGGGGCACCCGGCGAAAGCGTTCTGGCAAAGGCCGTCACGATAGTGGACGACGGGCTACTGTACGGCGGAATGGACACCCAGCCCGTGGACGAGGAGGGGAGCGCCAGAAGAAGGAATACCTGCATCGAGGAGGGAGTCCTGCGCGCCTTTTTGTACGACCGCGCTTCCGGGCTTCGCGAGGGGAGGGGCTCGACCGGCAACGGCTCGGGCTCACCCGGCTCGGCGGTCTCTCCCGACGTGACCAACTTTTATATAGCTCCCGGAACCGGCGGCTCGCCGGAAGAGCTTTTGGCGGCGATGGGAAGGGGGCTCTGGGTGAGAGAGGTGATGGGGGCGCACACCATCGACCCTGTTTCCGGCGATTACAGCCTCGGCTGTTCGGGACTCTGGGTGGAGGGCGGGAAGGTAAGCCACCCGGTCACCGGCGCGGCTATAGCGGGGAATATTCTGGAGCTTTTCAGGAGGGTGGAGGGCGTCGGCTCGGACCTGACCTTTCACGGGTCGCTCGGAGCGCCTTCGCTGCTAGTCGGAGGGATGGATATCTCAGGTTGA
- a CDS encoding N-acetyltransferase, with the protein MIERATLADVEQMKLVLDVYAAKGELLSRSRLDLYGRIRDFIVAREDGEVIGLAGVHILWFDLVEIRSLAVREDRQGRGVGKLLVERCLADARELGIKKVFALTYRAEFFKNLGFNEVDKSELPHKVWLDCIHCTQFPNCNEIPVMREV; encoded by the coding sequence ATTATCGAAAGGGCCACTCTGGCCGACGTGGAACAGATGAAGCTGGTGCTCGACGTGTACGCGGCGAAGGGAGAGCTTTTAAGCCGCTCCCGCCTCGACCTCTACGGGCGCATCCGCGATTTCATAGTCGCCAGAGAGGACGGCGAGGTCATAGGGCTCGCGGGAGTTCACATCCTCTGGTTCGACCTCGTCGAGATACGCTCGCTGGCGGTGCGCGAGGACAGGCAGGGCAGGGGCGTGGGCAAGCTGCTGGTGGAAAGATGCCTCGCCGACGCGAGGGAACTGGGCATCAAGAAGGTCTTCGCCCTCACCTACAGGGCGGAATTCTTCAAGAATCTCGGCTTTAACGAGGTGGACAAGTCCGAGCTTCCCCACAAGGTCTGGCTCGACTGCATCCACTGCACCCAGTTCCCGAACTGCAACGAAATTCCCGTGATGCGCGAGGTGTAG
- the recN gene encoding DNA repair protein RecN, with translation MPPRDEPQADNPRPRVEVRGADTQEERRGLRHPRRPVGVRAGTRGHNHREEVGRGRAHGALAQEGLLHPPSHQASLGGQAPHGGRQLIESLKIRDFALVDRLEIDFPPGLMVLTGETGAGKSILLQALGLLLGDRSSRELVRTGAEAARVEGVFALRGEAKRVVSGILENAGVQWEEPLIIARSVTADGKGRAHVNGSAVPVSVLAEAGAALVEVSSQHQHQALLDDKNHIKILDRALDGEGIRALGRYAEAFGVYEGAAQKVSCLERMEADAVERREFVSFQAGELRAANLEMGEDEALEAERSLLSHAEKLTECYNTAEEELSLGQSASIDGLSRGKRAVEKAFANDPGAAEILRLLEEALVPLKEAALAVSSRLREIRSDPARQEEIEERLSLIRRLERKHGKGIEALLEKLKKFEEELWELDNRTTALIDAHTAKEAARKELLEAAAALSSARSRAAEALSKGVGEELSALGLGASSFLVGINETEPGPEGAEEVWFLLAPNPGEEPKRLSRIASGGELSRILLAVKNALRDGAVETLVFDEVDAGIGGRVAERVGERLKLLSESCQVICITHLPQIACMTSAHFLVEKSTEEGRTFTRVRKLDQKGRVDELARMLGAEGQDNAAYQHALELSKRSSK, from the coding sequence ATGCCCCCACGCGATGAGCCACAGGCCGATAATCCTCGGCCCCGAGTCGAAGTTCGAGGTGCGGATACGCAAGAAGAACGGCGAGGTCTTCGTCACCCTCGACGGCCAGTCGGGGTTCGAGCTGGAACACGAGGACATAATCACCGTGAGGAGGTCGGCAGAGGACGTGCTCATGGTGCGCTCGCCCAAGAGGGATTACTTCACCCTCCTTCGCACCAAGCTTCGCTGGGGGGACAAGCTCCGCACGGAGGGCGACAGTTGATCGAATCCCTCAAAATCCGCGATTTCGCGCTCGTAGACAGACTCGAAATCGACTTTCCGCCGGGGCTCATGGTCCTCACCGGGGAGACGGGGGCGGGAAAGTCGATACTGCTTCAGGCGCTGGGGCTTCTTCTCGGAGACAGGTCCAGCAGGGAGCTTGTGCGCACCGGGGCCGAAGCGGCCCGCGTCGAAGGGGTTTTCGCCCTCAGGGGCGAGGCGAAACGGGTGGTCTCGGGCATACTGGAGAACGCCGGAGTCCAGTGGGAGGAGCCGCTGATAATAGCCCGCTCCGTCACCGCCGACGGCAAGGGGCGCGCCCACGTCAATGGCTCCGCCGTGCCGGTTTCGGTGCTCGCCGAGGCGGGGGCGGCGCTGGTCGAGGTCTCCAGCCAGCACCAGCATCAGGCGCTTCTCGACGACAAAAACCACATAAAAATTCTCGACCGCGCCCTCGACGGCGAGGGAATCCGCGCTCTCGGCCGCTACGCGGAAGCCTTCGGGGTCTATGAGGGTGCGGCGCAGAAGGTAAGCTGCCTTGAGAGGATGGAGGCCGACGCAGTCGAGCGCAGGGAGTTCGTCTCCTTTCAGGCCGGAGAGCTTCGCGCGGCGAACCTCGAAATGGGCGAGGACGAGGCGCTGGAGGCGGAAAGGTCGCTCCTTTCCCACGCCGAAAAGCTCACCGAGTGCTACAACACCGCCGAAGAGGAGCTTTCCCTGGGGCAGTCCGCTTCCATCGACGGACTTTCGAGGGGCAAAAGGGCGGTGGAGAAGGCCTTCGCCAACGATCCCGGAGCGGCTGAGATCTTGCGCCTTCTGGAAGAGGCGTTGGTGCCGTTGAAAGAGGCCGCGCTGGCTGTTTCGTCGCGCCTTCGGGAGATACGCTCCGACCCGGCGCGTCAGGAGGAGATTGAGGAGCGGCTTTCCCTCATCCGCAGGCTGGAGCGAAAGCACGGCAAGGGGATAGAGGCGCTGCTGGAGAAGCTAAAGAAGTTTGAAGAGGAGCTTTGGGAGCTGGACAACAGGACCACGGCTCTCATCGACGCCCATACTGCGAAGGAAGCTGCCCGCAAGGAGCTTCTGGAGGCCGCCGCCGCCCTCTCGTCGGCGCGGAGCAGGGCGGCCGAAGCGCTATCGAAGGGCGTCGGCGAGGAGCTTTCGGCTCTCGGCCTCGGCGCCTCCTCCTTTCTGGTGGGGATAAACGAGACCGAACCGGGGCCGGAGGGGGCGGAGGAGGTCTGGTTTCTCCTCGCGCCAAATCCCGGCGAGGAGCCGAAAAGGCTTTCGAGGATAGCCAGCGGCGGCGAGCTCTCGCGCATCCTCCTCGCGGTAAAGAACGCGCTGCGCGACGGGGCTGTCGAGACCCTCGTCTTCGACGAGGTGGACGCGGGCATAGGCGGCAGGGTCGCCGAGCGGGTGGGTGAGCGCCTCAAGCTCCTCTCGGAGAGCTGCCAGGTGATCTGCATAACCCACCTGCCGCAGATAGCGTGCATGACGAGCGCCCATTTCCTCGTCGAGAAGAGCACCGAAGAGGGGCGCACCTTCACGAGGGTGCGAAAACTGGATCAGAAGGGGAGGGTTGACGAGCTGGCAAGGATGCTCGGGGCCGAAGGGCAGGACAACGCCGCCTACCAGCACGCGCTGGAGCTTTCAAAGAGGTCTTCAAAGTGA
- a CDS encoding NAD(+)/NADH kinase, with product MENIRIFKKRTSRRAALLAEELHKWAEGRGVTAFDDGESAGSGADPDLLIVLGGDGTFLSAVRWVGGRRIPIMGVNLGSLGFLTEIAVEELFETLTALYEGTAPIERRMTLEGEVTRRGEVKERFRVLNDVVFSKTALARISDLEVWVDGLFLALYQADGLIFSTPTGSTAYNLSAGGPIVHPSVPAIVLAPICPHAMSHRPIILGPESKFEVRIRKKNGEVFVTLDGQSGFELEHEDIITVRRSAEDVLMVRSPKRDYFTLLRTKLRWGDKLRTEGDS from the coding sequence ATAGAGAATATCCGCATTTTCAAGAAGAGGACTTCCCGCAGGGCGGCCCTTCTCGCCGAGGAACTGCACAAATGGGCCGAAGGCAGGGGGGTGACGGCGTTCGACGACGGCGAGTCGGCCGGATCCGGCGCGGACCCCGACCTCCTCATCGTGCTCGGCGGAGACGGAACCTTTCTCAGCGCCGTGCGCTGGGTAGGGGGGAGGCGTATCCCGATCATGGGGGTCAACCTCGGCTCCCTCGGGTTTCTGACCGAGATTGCGGTCGAGGAGCTCTTCGAGACCCTTACGGCCCTCTACGAGGGCACCGCGCCGATAGAGCGGAGAATGACTCTCGAAGGCGAGGTGACCCGCAGGGGCGAGGTGAAGGAGCGCTTCCGCGTGCTGAACGACGTGGTCTTCAGCAAGACCGCCCTCGCGCGCATAAGCGACCTCGAAGTCTGGGTGGACGGCCTCTTTCTGGCGCTCTATCAGGCGGACGGCCTCATCTTTTCGACCCCCACCGGCTCCACCGCCTACAACCTTTCGGCGGGGGGGCCGATAGTACACCCGTCGGTACCGGCGATAGTCCTCGCGCCGATATGCCCCCACGCGATGAGCCACAGGCCGATAATCCTCGGCCCCGAGTCGAAGTTCGAGGTGCGGATACGCAAGAAGAACGGCGAGGTCTTCGTCACCCTCGACGGCCAGTCGGGGTTCGAGCTGGAACACGAGGACATAATCACCGTGAGGAGGTCGGCAGAGGACGTGCTCATGGTGCGCTCGCCCAAGAGGGATTACTTCACCCTCCTTCGCACCAAGCTTCGCTGGGGGGACAAGCTCCGCACGGAGGGCGACAGTTGA
- a CDS encoding replication-associated recombination protein A, giving the protein MTLFKEDNKLNKRKSAPLAERMRPETIDEIVGQEEVIGADTPLRRAIASGSLPSILFWGPPGSGKTSLARLMASAAGYHFIPLSAVSAGVKEVRDVVVEAGKLAEEGKKTLFFLDEIHRFNKAQQDALLPHVEAGTITLVGATTENPAFQVNSALLSRLLVLRLEPLCETDLRKIVERAVEDGERGLAGLKVSLPEEALEMLLRYSIGDARRALNLLEAAAFATSPGEDGARTITAGTMSKTLQSPTLYYDTDGDWHYDIISAFIKTMRGSDPDAALYWLARMVEAGEDHLFIARRMVIFASEDIGNADPEALRVALAVKDAVHFVGMPEGWIPLAQGVVYLATAPKSNASYLGYKAAKGDVERYGNVPVPLHLRNAPTKLAKQMGCGEGYLYPHDDPDAVVPQTYFPDAVGKKNYYRPKGFGFEKTIAQRLEWWEKKRKEKGGNR; this is encoded by the coding sequence ATGACGCTCTTCAAAGAAGACAATAAATTGAATAAAAGAAAGTCCGCGCCGCTGGCCGAAAGAATGCGCCCCGAAACGATCGACGAAATCGTGGGGCAGGAGGAGGTTATCGGTGCCGATACCCCGCTCCGAAGGGCCATCGCCTCGGGCTCCCTCCCCTCGATTCTCTTCTGGGGGCCTCCCGGCAGCGGCAAGACCAGCCTCGCCCGGCTGATGGCCTCGGCGGCGGGGTACCACTTCATCCCCCTCTCGGCGGTAAGCGCCGGGGTGAAAGAAGTGCGCGACGTGGTCGTAGAGGCGGGAAAGCTCGCGGAGGAGGGCAAGAAGACCCTCTTCTTTCTCGACGAGATACACCGCTTCAACAAGGCGCAGCAGGACGCTCTCCTCCCCCACGTTGAGGCCGGAACAATTACCCTCGTCGGCGCGACCACCGAAAACCCCGCCTTTCAGGTCAATTCAGCCCTCCTCTCGCGCCTTCTGGTTCTCCGCCTCGAACCACTGTGCGAAACGGACCTGCGGAAGATAGTAGAGCGGGCGGTAGAGGACGGTGAAAGGGGACTCGCGGGTTTGAAGGTTTCCCTGCCGGAAGAGGCTCTGGAAATGCTTTTGCGCTACTCCATAGGCGACGCGCGAAGGGCGCTGAACCTCCTCGAAGCGGCCGCCTTCGCCACCTCTCCCGGCGAGGACGGCGCACGGACGATAACCGCAGGAACGATGTCCAAGACCCTCCAGTCGCCCACCCTCTACTACGACACCGACGGCGACTGGCACTACGACATAATCAGCGCCTTCATAAAGACGATGCGCGGCTCCGACCCCGACGCGGCGCTCTACTGGCTCGCGAGGATGGTCGAGGCGGGGGAGGATCACCTCTTCATAGCCCGCCGCATGGTCATCTTCGCCTCCGAAGACATCGGCAACGCCGACCCCGAGGCGCTCCGCGTCGCGCTGGCCGTCAAGGACGCCGTCCACTTCGTCGGGATGCCGGAGGGGTGGATACCGCTGGCGCAGGGCGTCGTCTACCTCGCCACCGCCCCCAAGTCCAACGCCTCCTACTTGGGCTACAAGGCCGCCAAGGGTGACGTCGAGCGGTACGGCAACGTGCCCGTGCCGCTCCACCTTCGCAACGCCCCCACCAAGCTCGCCAAACAGATGGGATGCGGAGAAGGCTACCTCTACCCCCACGACGACCCCGACGCCGTCGTCCCCCAGACCTACTTCCCCGACGCCGTCGGCAAAAAGAACTACTACCGCCCCAAAGGATTCGGCTTCGAGAAAACCATCGCGCAGAGGCTGGAGTGGTGGGAGAAAAAGCGGAAGGAAAAGGGGGGAAACAGATGA